CTAAGAAAGCAATATACACAGATGTATTTACAAGaaggtgaaagaaaaaaaaaaaaaaagaaaccccatgTAAAGCCAGATTCAGTCACTGTCACTTCCATCACTTGACCCAGAGCCCTGATCACTAGCACTTTGGTCCTCATTTTCCTGTTGTGAACGGTCACTACCAAACGGGCTACTGCTTGCACTACGGCTTCTGCGTCCCTGGCCTTTCTCTTCCTCCTCATCACTGCCACTATCCTCGCCATCTTGTCCACTCTCATTATGTCCATCTTCATCGCTATCatcgtcgtcatcatcatcatcactaccAAAGATCTCTTCCTTGTCTCTGGCAGCCCGGTCATCTTCACTACTCTCTTTCTCCTGCTCatcttccttctcctcttcttcagccccctctctctcactctcactgCCAGATTGCTCTGCACCGCTTCCTTCTTTCTCACTTCCGCTGCCCTTTTCTCCTTCTTCAGCATCTATagggcaaataataaaaagggaaaattggACTATTCAGTTAATTTTACCCAAAGGTAAACATTACCCTGaacctaaataaaaaaatttgttaacaGTGGAAGGAGAATAGACAGAAGCTATAGTTTTGTACAATACTAAATATatcaatgtttaaaataaaaaaaatattaagtggAAGTTGCCAATCCTTCCTACCTGAGCCCTGTGTATCCCGGTCGACCTcaatttcttcctcttcttcgggttCATGATTCTCCAGTTGAGCTCTTCGTGCTTCCTGTACATCCCCCAAAATATAGGACAGTAAGTAAAACATCACAATTCACCTATTATATATAGTACCATTTCACTCATCCAGACCCcaaattacattgcagttaaggtCCAAGCCATACATCTATACCACCTTTATACATCTATAACTTAAAATTTGTAATTACCTGAGCTTCCAGTTCCTTCTCATGCATGTCTCTGTGTTTCACCACAAGCAAAGCATTTGTACCTGACTGAACACCAGCCTTAACTCTCCTCTTACTGAGTCGTACTCTGCAGGTGGAAAAAAAATCGTTCTCAAATGCTGACAAATCTTTCCTCTGGAGGTTTGTGTACAGCACAAAACATCACTGAAACCAGTAACAGtaggttttaaacatttttgtttaacgTTTGCTTACCTAGTTTCCAGTTCGTTATAATACACCCCATCACCTTCCCGAAAGATGAAGAAGTAATTCTCCTCATATCCTTTGCTGGCCTTGTTCTTTACATTCCAGTTATATTCTCTTGCTATCTTGTAATCGTAACTACAAACAAAAGCAGAAGGTTCAAATCTTAAAAAGAAGGGATTATGCAGGAAATAAGCGAATATTTTTCTCTCTAGGAAATGGAACAGTTAATATGATTGATTGGGCCGCCAATGTCAACCTttgcaataaataattaattgaatAGGTGGGTTTACATTAAGAGAGAAAATGGACCAGTTAGAAGGTTTCAACCTCTAAAATAGGTGACAAACAATTTCCCATAAACTAAGCTATGTGAATGCACACAAGCTATTACAAAAACACACAAGATTCTTTATGAACACACTTATGTCAGGACATATGTTTGGACCAACCCCCAACCCACTGCAGAAAGTAAGTGGTTTTCTAAACATTTAGACAAAAGATAAAAGAATTAGAGGGAACAGTGTAAAGTGACTGGTAGTGGAACTACACTGGAGAAAGATTAAAGttacaggaagaaaaaaaaaagaatcgaaAAGGGGCTCAGTAGAGCAACCGAGAAAGGGGACTGCAGTGAAATTGTCCTTTCATTTTTGGATAGAGACTGCCTGGAAAATGATTTTTCCAATGTTAACATAAAAAGAGACTGGTTTCTCCTACAGAAGTGGGAGGGCATTTCAGACTCACATGTCCTCTGGCATGTAATCCAGACCCTCTTCTTGATCCCTCTTTCGTTTCCTCATGGTGTCTTCGCCTGGTAGGAAGTATGCTACAAATTGGTTTCCTTCCTCATCCATCAtacccctgaaaaaaaaacaaaacaaaggaatgataaatacataaaatgttgGCTTTCAAATAAACAAGAAATACTTTAAATGTGGCACTATTACTTTAGAATATCATCTCCATGCTTATTTTTACCTATTTATAATTGTTTAGCCCACCCCAAAGCTTATTAATATTAATAGATTCTGAATTCATGTACTGGATGTGCTGGATACATTTTTAAACAGGCAGAAACTATCTGCAtcatttgttatttcttgatcTTATTAGTGCACAACAGTGgaattaaaaacactttcattttatctCCTTGATTCTTCAGAAGAGTTGATGGAGGGGAAGCATGAAAATCCAATTAACGGTGAGCATTATGATGCCATCTTTATTGTACTCCTCATAGAGCCCCAGCCCCTTCAATGGAAATGGAGGGGGTTCTATTTAAAATAACCCTTCTGATTACATGAAGATGGTATAATAAGActaaaatcaatataataatgATCCATCATTGCTTATTTTGGTTTAATTTACAGTTGCTCTGTTatattaaaacagtaaattgAACTTGATCTGAATTAAGGATCATGAATTCATATTTGTAGGTATAGAACAACTTGTGCTAATGCCACTCACCTAATCATGGCCTGAGACATCATATCCAAAGCAGCAGTGCCTGAAGCATCCTTGGGTGCTGGATCTGAGTCAAATATAACTTGAGCACAGGGATTGATCCACATCTGCAGGAAAAAGTGGGGTGAAAAATTGTCATTTACAGTAAAACTGGGAATTTGTGATATATCTGTACAAACAGATAGCATTCATGGACACAGTAAAAATATTAAAggtacatttaatatttaaatagttcAGCCAATAGGGCTTGTTCTAAAcaaactttttgcctattgttttaagcgcaaaaagaatctttttttatttcttcttgggCTAAACAGGGTGAgcaccagtgcacagataatcagaagtccattatgcagggggtttatctaattatctgcctagcaaggaacaaacatggagtagcttcagtctcCCTGCTTGCCTTGTTTATCTCAAGGAATAATACCAATAAGAGataaaatatgttcagcacagcTTGTGATGAAaataggaccagtaacactaaaaaaatttaagAGTTTATTATACAGTAGACATTatttgccctgcattggtaaatatTAATTATCCgcaaaatgttaatgtaaagataaagtatattttcactttatggtgttactggtcctttaaaagcaaTGATGTAAATACAGACCTTGAAATCTGGGAAGACTGGCATGACCTCCACTGGTGTAACACGAGGCTTGCTATAATGTTGTGAAATCTAAGGAGGgtagaaaagattaaaaaaatatttataagtacTTACAAATAACAACCCAAATCCTTGCAATAATATCACACACTTGACTTACATCTTTCTGGGCATCATCAAAGGTCTTCTCAATGGCAGAAATCTGGCTGTCTCTGTCTTTATATATATCTTCCTCTGTGAATTGCTGCTTGACAGAAACTCCAATCCTGGCCAATAGAAATAAAATTAGCCATGGCTCATTGAAAATAAGATAGGGACAATGATTTATAATAATGATTTAGGGTGACTTGTATTGTTTGGCTCAAGTATGACAAATGACACAAGCTCTTGGCACAAAGCCTACCATTTCTTAACAGCACAGTTATAACTAGTCCAGGCCACCACCATCTAGTAAACAAAGTATTATCTTAACacatagtgatgtgcgggtcgagaccCACCTTcacccctccatttatagacccacgccaccccgctgatgtcacaaaaggggtgggacaGGAACAAGTCTATGAAACAGGAAGGCGGCAGTCTAAGgttgcgggcggggagagcaggcagaagagctcaaccccaCCCTCAACCAGCAAGAGGAGCAGCGTTGTCGGCCTGAATCCACAGGTAtcaggccagcccacacatcactattaaaCACTTATAAGTTAATTcacttatttgtgttttattcattcaTAAGTGCACTGATCACATTACTAGACATGAAGCGTACACAACGCAGACAAACTTATGCAGGCACACCTACCATATCCGATTACTTTGCCTACGTTTTCTCATGCCTGACAAATCATACCCACTACCACCACACCAAATGAACACGTGTTACCCTTCATGGCATCAATCAGAGAAGTTTCAATGCAGGTCTTTCCAAAAGATGTCAGAAAGTTAGGATAGGGGAGGGTCAGGTTACATCTGCAGCACTTGTGGTTCTTTAGCCTGGCCCTGATGCCTTCTTATCATTAAAGTGAGCTTCCAACTTGAATTTATGCTTAAAACAGGATACTCTCTGCCACTCTGTCTGCACTGACATTATTGTAAGGCTTCAGGAGGTTAAGTCCTGGTAAACCTTTTACACTTCTTACTTGAAACATTATCTGGTAAAAGGCTTAAACATCAGAATTCCAGCCACATGAACTTACTTGACTTCTGGCTTCTCATTGGAAACACCATAACGGTTAAACTCCGTGGAGATATATTCCGTTTTCCTCATCCATGGTACAACCTTAGCATGCTGCTGAGATctgacaaaatattaaaaaaaaaaatctgaaaatgttgccataggtagatataagaacatttGTGCATTTTTCACTCCCCACGTGTACCCATCCTTAAGTCTCTTCAATTTCCATTGCTTGGAGGGAGAAGCTTAGGGATAAAGAATTTCTACATGAAGGTTGCTACCTTTTGGAGCTGCTGGGAGCCTGAATTTCCTCTTCTAGAAGCTTCTCATCAGCAAAATCAAGAGTCACTACAAAAACAGAAGGTCAGTATAGCAAGATAATTAAAAGCACAATAGGACACTGTCACAAAAGCAACACTGTAACATTCAGACACTCAAGTCACTCATTTATTTCCAGGCCTGACTCGCTTTGGACAGTAACACTACTATTTTGAAAAAGTGTGTTAACCCGAGGATGTCAAATCATAGGTAGACTGTCAGTATCCCTATGAAGTTATAAAGGTGTGCTTTATTTTCTGCAGCATTCTCCCCTCCCCAAAATAATGCATTCTTTTTCTCTATCAAACAGTTAATTTAGTACCCGAGACCACACTCTGCAACTTTAGACAaaacagttttatatttatttcataccagtaaccaattaattaaaacaatattcaATATTACAATTTATTAGATATTACTGGTAGATATAACTGGTTATgcaagtacccaaaaaaaaaaacaacagtgtgCCAATTCAATTATTGTTGTGAGCAAAATAACTCGTTCTTAattgctgagaaaaaaaatgtatcacataATATGAGGGCAACAACAACTACCCCCTTCAAAGGGAACACATGGAGAACTACTAAGAGAGGGGAACAGCCCCTGACCAACATCTGAGTGACTTGTGGCTAAAACCCCCAGTCACACCTGACAGTTAAGCAATTACAGTATACTACAATTGATTAGAGTCTGCTTTTTTTCTCACCATTGGGGTCTATACGATAGGTATCCGGGTTAATTAGGTCAATGGTTACCCCCAAATCTGGTTCCGTCAGAAGGTCATGCTTGTGCTGTTTCTCCAGCGATGTGGCTTTATACTGTACAAATCTAAAACACAACAAATACTCCAGTAGAATGACGTGCAGACATCTAGacacatatatacaaaaacatttctAAACCTTACCTGTTCTGGTCAAAAGGGTAAGTTATAAACTTGGGGTCAAAGGGAATATCAGGGAGCGTGTTGCAGTATTTCACACGACAGACAACCCCTGATCTAAACATGAGACACAAAAATAGTAAATAGAAAGAAGTAATGTGACTGATGTgtaatattaaatacaaatattataaaatgaatatataaatgaaaatatatatccCCCCTCAAAAAGTACTGCAATGTGCCAATAATTATGTATGCCCACAATGTAAGAAAATTGCATCTCCTCactcaaaaataatatatttatttgaaaggtATTCTCCAATATATAGATAGTTATGTATAAAGTGACCGTCAATTAAGCCAATCCTAAAATAGTCTGCAACTCATCTTTATGGTGTTGTAGCTATTCAGACTCAAAACAAAGGAGGAAGAGCtcatattaacattaaaaaacagCCAACAGGTTATTGAAGCTAAAATAAACTTCACAAATATTCCAGTTCACATAAAATGACATTTAGCCTGTATAATCACAATCAGGTGCAGAGTCAATGTGGCTAATGGCTATGCCCTTATTATTTTGCAGCTTTTCTTATATGTGTATTTACCCAGTAAAATGCCAATGCATTATTGGTCTTTCACATTATCGATcagtatattttcatatattaaatCCCTAGTTTTAATGTACAGTTCATAAATAGAATCTGGGGTGACCCTTATTATTTCTAATTACCTATTGGTCATGTCTAGAGATTCAATAAGAACATCCTCCCCGCCTTGAAATAGGGAGATTCAGCTTTGTTTGATAGGCTTTTTCCCTTCTGCCTACCACACTATGCTTggttctttgggggggggggctgctgtgAGTTCCACACTTCTGAATAAGGTACTGATATTAATTGTTACACTTGTGTCTAGCCTAATATTGACATTACATGTTAGAGTGATCCCCACCATCCATGCTTAGTTTATATCATCCATGGGCCAGTGTATACTTGACTGCCTACACATATTGGGATTACAATGCCAGATTTTCAGTGtaaattgaaatatttattaaaatcaatataaCTGAACTGTTAGCTATTAACAACAATGATTAGGGTCCTCTACCTAAACTGTTGTTAGCTTACACTCTATTTctgtaaaacaaagaaaaacgtACCTCTCTGGAACTGTACGATGAGAACTGGACCTAAAGCAGAAgattaataaaaacatacatgaGTACAAGACAATAAGAAACAACACACAAGCACAGATCTCTCAACCAGAATAACCTCAAACAGTTGCTCCTTTTGCAAGAATCTTCTATATAGATGATCTTGCAAGTCATCATTGACCTGCATACAAATGAATTAGAATAGTTTGGTGCCATGATCTTTCTACCAACTAACATCTTCTTATACTATTTACTGCAACAGCAGGTTGGGCACATTTGCCCCTATCTATATAAACAGGTATAAACATACAACAAAGCCTACGAATATGACATATGGCAAAGGTAAACatggaaagagaaaaaacagGTCTGCTAATACCAGCTGCAATAGGCAGACTCCATGGAGTTTAAAGGGTAGTGGATCTTTAAATCAACTTTCAATATATTGTGGAATGCCCTGTTCGTACCAACTTTTCAGTAGGTCGTCatcttttattagggatgcacaaaattcaggatttggcctttttcagcagaaatcaGACAAATCCGAGCAGAACCAAATCCCTATAATCATGTGAATCACaaagaaattgtgatttttttttccacatgctGTTCTTTTTAAACCTTCAT
The sequence above is a segment of the Xenopus laevis strain J_2021 chromosome 8L, Xenopus_laevis_v10.1, whole genome shotgun sequence genome. Coding sequences within it:
- the paf1.L gene encoding RNA polymerase II-associated factor 1 homolog; translation: MAPTIQTQAQREDGHRSSSHRTVPERSGVVCRVKYCNTLPDIPFDPKFITYPFDQNRFVQYKATSLEKQHKHDLLTEPDLGVTIDLINPDTYRIDPNVTLDFADEKLLEEEIQAPSSSKRSQQHAKVVPWMRKTEYISTEFNRYGVSNEKPEVKIGVSVKQQFTEEDIYKDRDSQISAIEKTFDDAQKDISQHYSKPRVTPVEVMPVFPDFKMWINPCAQVIFDSDPAPKDASGTAALDMMSQAMIRGMMDEEGNQFVAYFLPGEDTMRKRKRDQEEGLDYMPEDIYDYKIAREYNWNVKNKASKGYEENYFFIFREGDGVYYNELETRVRLSKRRVKAGVQSGTNALLVVKHRDMHEKELEAQEARRAQLENHEPEEEEEIEVDRDTQGSDAEEGEKGSGSEKEGSGAEQSGSESEREGAEEEEKEDEQEKESSEDDRAARDKEEIFGSDDDDDDDDSDEDGHNESGQDGEDSGSDEEEEKGQGRRSRSASSSPFGSDRSQQENEDQSASDQGSGSSDGSDSD